The proteins below come from a single Fodinicola acaciae genomic window:
- a CDS encoding glycosyltransferase, with translation MKIVIVAVGSRGDIAPFTGLAMRLRSAGHDVAIATQRIFADTVRATGCEFRVIPGNIQELLAANAEWAEAGGGLRGIKVNLQLSRQLMDDVAAGIVPACEGADVLLLQRAAQVHGYLVGRAMSIPTIGLELFPGAPTEEFAPAAYGARSLGKWGNRSLIRLLARIPNNLDGPLKDFCRTLGLPARGVGAVRIEMTDDRHWPLLHGFSPEIVPRPADWRPGIEVVGYWWPAESSWTPPAELVSFLAAGPAPVFVGFGSMAGGHGGSIGEVVAAAVRSAGVRAVVQAGWAGLDVAGDDILRIGSAPHDWLFPRMAAVVHHCGAGTTGAGVRAAVPAVGVPVIADQPFWAARLGRLGVSPGAIRLRDLTAEPLAALIRQAVEDPSYAVTAKALAARVTAEDGAAAVIAAVDRVTAAA, from the coding sequence ATGAAAATCGTCATCGTGGCGGTTGGATCGCGTGGCGACATCGCACCTTTCACCGGACTGGCCATGCGGCTGCGATCGGCCGGCCATGACGTGGCGATCGCGACGCAGCGGATCTTCGCCGACACCGTACGCGCGACCGGATGCGAGTTTCGCGTTATTCCTGGCAACATCCAGGAACTGCTGGCCGCCAACGCGGAGTGGGCCGAGGCCGGCGGGGGACTGCGCGGCATAAAGGTGAATCTCCAGCTGAGCCGGCAGTTGATGGACGACGTGGCCGCCGGCATCGTGCCGGCCTGCGAAGGCGCCGATGTCTTGTTGCTGCAGCGGGCGGCGCAGGTGCACGGCTATCTGGTGGGTCGGGCGATGAGCATCCCGACGATCGGGCTGGAGCTGTTTCCGGGAGCGCCGACCGAGGAGTTCGCGCCGGCCGCGTACGGTGCGCGTTCGCTCGGAAAATGGGGAAACCGATCGCTGATTCGGCTGCTCGCGCGTATTCCCAACAATCTCGACGGACCGCTCAAGGATTTCTGCCGTACGCTGGGACTTCCGGCTCGCGGCGTCGGCGCGGTCCGGATCGAGATGACCGACGATCGGCACTGGCCGCTGCTGCATGGTTTCAGTCCCGAGATCGTGCCGCGACCGGCGGACTGGCGGCCGGGGATAGAGGTGGTCGGCTATTGGTGGCCGGCCGAGTCGTCATGGACGCCGCCGGCCGAGCTGGTTTCCTTTCTGGCCGCCGGTCCGGCGCCGGTCTTCGTCGGTTTCGGCAGCATGGCTGGTGGTCACGGCGGCAGCATCGGCGAAGTCGTTGCCGCGGCGGTGAGATCCGCCGGCGTGCGCGCCGTCGTCCAGGCTGGCTGGGCCGGGCTGGATGTGGCTGGCGACGACATCCTGCGGATCGGCAGTGCGCCGCACGACTGGCTCTTTCCACGGATGGCGGCGGTCGTGCACCACTGCGGTGCCGGCACGACCGGAGCCGGCGTACGGGCCGCGGTGCCGGCCGTCGGTGTGCCGGTGATCGCCGACCAGCCGTTCTGGGCCGCACGGCTCGGCCGGTTGGGGGTCAGTCCCGGTGCCATCCGGCTCAGGGACCTGACCGCCGAGCCGCTGGCCGCGCTGATCCGGCAGGCTGTCGAGGATCCTTCGTACGCGGTCACGGCAAAAGCGCTGGCGGCGCGGGTCACCGCCGAGGATGGCGCCGCGGCGGTCATCGCCGCGGTCGACCGGGTGACCGCCGCGGCCTAG